Proteins co-encoded in one Pogona vitticeps strain Pit_001003342236 chromosome 9, PviZW2.1, whole genome shotgun sequence genomic window:
- the PRR19 gene encoding proline-rich protein 19, whose translation MNSCSMGEPETHPLTRCDLQCSFHQGRGSPLEPQNTEEKSAKVKRRRTRRERNSTRFGRNATDRISEQRSACRGQQKMLPPFWSSQLSQCAKSMPFQAIKGTCVAKPVIITQNRLSQHFGMFNREVKSADIERLLSPRAEQLINEITPIQSDIGTEVVIVRENKSCKSCDVNHKFIPNEEFACTGKDLNGTKEDFTPTVVDIVPISTEEHCDVASVQDVNAGSQPSAASATVDFSQQTTETETFQSNAPVALNEKENVPPVPTTQVEPGKEKFLVKKLAQELQKLLDLKAIFPGRNLISETRQAVIRVLQEQKKTLPDLSALAQLKKLATGCNRDAVHADFRSRDQEELQYKLKTSDCSRRSSDQVVSSKKRRGHDQTFFSSPFPSSLHTALRMASTSTAEERLAERESVEFFVEPEEVDQHSFYLTAVQPHPHLLSASSEHMTSTRTFFASDEHCPLSEALLRTAHPSERLERSEVAKRVFSKESNSKRHCIPFTAHDSLDSTNLSMNGHGSDPFPLTDLQQYSYNYELSPDQWNLREAETAAILNPSQELHSSLPLDMGLGPTERALSESQTSFDVLKSIWSPHIPSRGARRPASRVLSYSCLAQQPLSARELNSGQRQTEDFLQLFSVIPQQHSFCGQNPQQDICVPSRHQQHGNGFSVLANSRPCYHKVSGKQKRASNGQQVWGLMEVPERMQGNREGGSFRPGDQTRDLERLLQLERAQQLQAFQQLPMSHFPPSEALEEDPDSSLCSFQGHLLGQASPEPWAFPRMKLY comes from the exons ATGAATTCTTGTAGCATGGGAGAACCTGAAACGCATCCTTTAACTAGATGTGACTTACAGTGCTCTTTCCATCAGGGGAGAGGATCCCCATTAGAACCACAGAACACTGAGGAGAAATCTGCTAAGGTTAAACGCCGCAGAACCAGGCGGGAGCGCAACAGTACCAGGTTTGGTAGGAATGCTACTGACAGGATCTCAGAGCAAAGATCCGCATGTAGGGGACAACAAAAAATGTTGCCCCCTTTTTGGAGCTCCCAGCTTAGCCAGTGTGCTAAATCAATGCCCTTTCAGGCCATTAAAGGGACTTGTGTTGCAAAACCTGTGATCATAACCCAGAACAGACTCTCACAGCACTTCGGCATGTTTAACAGAGAGGTGAAATCAGCTGATATAGAGAGATTGTTGAGTCCCAGAGCTGAGCAATTGATAAATGAGATAACTCCTATACAAAGTGATATTGGAACGGAGGTGGTAATAGTAAGAGAGAACAAGTCTTGTAAGTCATGTGATGTTAATCACAAGTTTATTCCCAATGAAGAATTTGCCTGCACTGGAAAGGATCTGAATGGAACAAAAGAAGATTTTACTCCTACAGTAGTAGACATTGTCCCTATATCAACTGAAGAACACTGCGATGTGGCTAGTGTACAAGATGTGAATGCAGGATCCCAACCTTCTGCTGCATCTGCGACTGTGGACTTCAGTCAACAAACTACAGAAACTGAAACTTTTCAGAGCAATGCCCCAGTTGctttgaatgaaaaagaaaatgtcccCCCTGTTCCAACAACACAAGTTGAGCCTGGCAAAGAGAAATTTCTGGTGAAGAAACTGGCCCAAGAGCTTCAAAAACTTCTAGACCTCAAGGCAATATTTCCTGGACGAAACTTGATAAGTGAAACACGCCAGGCGGTTATTAGGGTACTTCAGGAACAGAAGAAAACATTGCCAGATTTATCTGCCTTAGCACAGCTCAAGAAATTAGCAACTGGTTGTAACAGAGACGCCGTCCATGCAG ATTTCAGGAGCAGAGACCAGGAGGAGTTGCAGTATAAATTGAAAACTAGCGACTGCAGCAGGAGGAGTTCTGACCAGGTTGTTTCTTCCAAAAAGAGGAGAGGACATGACCAAACCTTTTTTTCCAGCCCCTTTCCCAGTTCTTTGCATACAGCGTTAAGAATGGCTAGCACTTCAACG GCAGAAGAGAGGTTGGCTGAAAGGGAGAGTGTTGAATTTTTTGTGGAGCCGGAAGAGGTTGATCAGCACAGCTTCTACCTGACCGCAGTTCAGCCCCACCCTCATCTTCTCTCAGCATCTTCTGAGCACATGACTTCAACCAGAACCTTCTTTGCTTCAGATGAACATTGCCCTTTGAGTGAGGCTTTGCTCAGAACTGCTCATCCCAGTGAAAGGCTAGAGAGGTCCGAAGTAGCCAAGAGAGTGTTCTCAAAAGAGAGTAATTCTAAAAGGCACTGTATTCCTTTTACTGCCCATGATTCTTTGGATTCAACCAATCTTAGCATGAATGGCCATGGCTCTGATCCTTTCCCCTTGACTGATCTCCAGCAGTATTCCTATAATTATGAACTAAGCCCAGATCAATGGAATTTACGGGAGGCAGAGACGGCTGCAATCCTGAACCCATCCCAGGAACTGCACAGTTCTCTACCACTAGATATGGGTCTCGGGCCCACAGAAAGAGCACTCTCTGAATCGCAGACTTcttttgatgttttaaaaagcatctgGAGCCCCCACATACCTAGTAGAGGGGCCAGACGCCCTGCGTCTCGAGTCCTGAGCTACTCTTGCTTAGCTCAGCAGCCACTCTCAGCCAGAGAGTTGAACTCAGGGCAAAGGCAGACAGAAGACTTTTTGCAGTTGTTCAGCGTCATCCCTCAACAGCACTCCTTCTGTGGGCAAAATCCTCAGCAAGACATTTGTGTGCCCAGCAGACACCAACAGCATGGGAACGGATTCTCTGTATTGGCAAACTCCAGACCCTGTTACCATAAAGTATCTGGAAAGCAAAAGAGAGCCTCAAACGGTCAACAGGTCTGGGGACTGATGGAAGTCCCTGAAAGGATGCAAGGAAACCGAGAAGGAGGCTCTTTCAGGCCTGGGGATCAGACTCGTGATCTGGAGAGGCTGCTCCAGTTGGAAAGAGCACAGCAGCTACAAGCCTTCCAGCAGTTGCCAATGTCTCATTTCCCCCCATCAGAAGCTCTAGAAGAGGACCCAGACTCCTCCCTCTGCAGCTTCCAGGGACATCTGTTGGGGCAAGCCAGCCCCGAGCCATGGGCCTTCCCCCGGATGAAGTTATACTGA